The sequence AACTGGCCATTTGCACTCCCTATCTGGAATTAATTGAAGAGATGAGTGCCACAGAACTGCTGACTTTTCATCAACAATTCAAATTAATTAATCCTTCGCTTAAGATTAGTGAAATTTTATCTCTGATAGGACTGGAGAAAGCCGGCAATAAACAAATCAATCGTTTTAGCAGTGGCATGAAACAGCGATTGAAACTGGCACAGGCTGTTTTTTCTGATTGTCCCGTACTCTTACTGGATGAGCCTTGCACCAATTTAGACAAGCAAGGTTATCAATTGTACCAAGCACTGATAACTGATTATTGCAAAGAGAAATTGGTAATTATTTGCAGCAACGAAGAAGCAGAAATTCATTTTTGCCATGACCGGATTCATATCAACGACTACAAGCCCTTAGCGTCGGCTGGCAATTAATAAATTGAGATCTGTGTATTTCAAATCAAATTTCTGACTGATATAAATATCAGTTAATGCTCCTTTAAAAAGGTATACGCCTTCTCTTAAATTGAATTTGTGCCAGATCATTTCTTCCAGGCCACCTTCGTCACTTACTTCTAAAAGCAATGGCATCAGCACATTGCTAATGGCCTGCGAAGCTGTACGGGCAAAGCCGCTGGGAATATTGGGTACACAGTAATGTATTACTCCGTGTTTTACAAATGTAGGTTCTTCATAAGAGGTAAGTTCACTTGTTTCAAAACATCCACCACGGTCAATAGCCACATCAATAATAATACTATTGGGACGCATGGCAGCCACCATTTCTTCGGTTACTACCACAGGGGCACGTCCATATTCATTGCTTAGTGCACCTACCGCTACTTCACAGGTTTTTAATTGTTTTGCAAGAATGCGAGGTTCTAACACACTGGTCCAGACACGTTGTCCCAGATTATTC is a genomic window of Sediminibacterium sp. TEGAF015 containing:
- a CDS encoding ABC transporter ATP-binding protein, encoding MTKNNYFIHLDNCGKKFNREWIFRKLSYSFESGKSYAITGFNGSGKSTLLQCIAGSMELNEGKINLPVKQEEHFQQLAICTPYLELIEEMSATELLTFHQQFKLINPSLKISEILSLIGLEKAGNKQINRFSSGMKQRLKLAQAVFSDCPVLLLDEPCTNLDKQGYQLYQALITDYCKEKLVIICSNEEAEIHFCHDRIHINDYKPLASAGN